From the genome of Arthrobacter sp. ERGS1:01:
AGCGTGTCGAGGACCTGGCGCTGCACAGTGAGGTCAAGTGCCGTGGTTGGTTCGTCGGCAATGACGAGCCGGGGGTTGAGATAGAGCGCCATCGCGATGACAACGCGTTGGGCCATGCCCCCGCTGAGCTCGTGGGCGTAGCCGCGCAGGACCCGGTCCGGTTCGTTGACTCCAGTGGCATCAAGGAGATCGAGTGCGCGTTCGCGCGAAGCGGCGTTCACAGGCACCCCGTGGGCCTTGGCGATGTTGGCGAACTGCTTCTCGATCCGCACCACCGGATTCAGGGCGCTGAAGGGGTTCTGCGCGACGAATCCGATGTCACGGCCGCGGATTTCGCGGATGTCGCGTTCGCGCAACTGGAGCAGGTTCTTCCCTTCAAAGTCAACGCTGCCGGAGGCCACGCGTCCGGGCGGCACGAGCAATCGCGTCACCGAGCGGACGATGGTCGACTTCCCCGATCCCGATTCCCCGACAATGCCCACGATCTCGTTGCTTCCGACGTCGAAGGAGATGCCGTGAAGGGCCCGGACTACGCCGCTGCGGGTAGTGAATTCCGTGACAAGGTCGCGAACCCTCAGGCCGTCGTTCATGCTGCACGCTCCACTCGTTCGATCCGGTTTTCCAAGGCGCCCGCCAGTATGTTGAAGGAGCCGATGGCTAAGAGCATCGCAAGGGCAGGAAAGGTCGAAGCCCACCAGTCGCCGCGGATCAGCATGCTGAACCCATCAGCGATCATTCCGCCCCAGCTCGGTTGGGGCGGCTTTGAGCCGACGCCCAGGAAATTGAGGGCGGCAATGGTCCCGAGCGCATTTGCGGCCGTGAGTGTTGCCTGAACCAATACGACGCCATAGGCGTTGCGGAAGATGTGGTTGAACGCCACCCGCAGCGGTGAGCAGCCGGTGGCGATGGCCGCTTCGACATAGCGGGTGG
Proteins encoded in this window:
- a CDS encoding ABC transporter ATP-binding protein is translated as MNDGLRVRDLVTEFTTRSGVVRALHGISFDVGSNEIVGIVGESGSGKSTIVRSVTRLLVPPGRVASGSVDFEGKNLLQLRERDIREIRGRDIGFVAQNPFSALNPVVRIEKQFANIAKAHGVPVNAASRERALDLLDATGVNEPDRVLRGYAHELSGGMAQRVVIAMALYLNPRLVIADEPTTALDLTVQRQVLDTLRRLTVECGRSMMIVTHDLGVVAEYCQRVLVMYHGEIVEQGPVSEVFTQPRHEYTASLLSSVVRPTALVESGRP